Below is a genomic region from Amyelois transitella isolate CPQ chromosome 4, ilAmyTran1.1, whole genome shotgun sequence.
CCGTAACAGGTAAAGGTTAATGAGGTGCACGtggaaattttattacattaattttgatatGATTACGAGAAGTTGTTTAGTGAACAAGTGAAACATGtattcattaaatatgtatttattaacatttagttAGCAATCTACTAAATAGTTGGTTTTAAATCCCTTTATTTCCTTTCCTCAGCGGAAAAATGTCTTTAATTCACTACATCATTAACATGACGTGACAATAACGGATATGGACACGAAGAGCGGCGAGGGTCCGTATCGGGCCGATACCCGCCGGACCGGCTGCCGGACCGGCTGCCGGCCGCCGTATCCGGCCAGAGCCGGGTTTTCAGTTTCGGTCAGTTCCGGATAATATACGAGCCTACATTATTCTTTATTGACTGTAAAATATAGAGCTCATACCGTAAGAGATGAATTGGCGCGGGAATATTCCCGAAGAAGCGCATTTACGATAATCGATAAATGTCTTACAATTcgcaataaatacaaattgaaaaaatgtcGCAAATTCTtagttgaaattttaattcggTCCTATCGGAACTAGTTGTTTCGTTCAGTTCCACCAGTAGCACATAACGAAAGTCAACCGCCGACTTAGTGCGACACATAAAATAACCGCTCCCTCGCCGGCAGATGCTCACTATCGCTGGCAGGACAACAGGTACAAACACTCTAAACCAGCTATACTCAACCTGCGGCCCACGGGCCGCATGCGGCCCGCCGGGCCTTTTTGATTGGCCCACTTGAAGTTTCTATGCTccattctattttaaatttcgcgCCTATCAGAGAACGAGTGATTCGGAACAAAAAttgaacgtagcctattaTTGTAGTCTATGGTTGCGCGAGTGAACGCAGGCCGGGAATCCCCTACGAACCTAAGTGCTTTGTTTGCCAGTCGGTCGTAACTTGTTTTGAGTTTGAGTTTTTACATGTCTTTCACATATCTAATCTCTCTTAATAATTGCAAGTAATTGTTGTTATTTAGTGCAAACTGTTGTTGCATTTTCTACATAATGTCAGGAGTGTCATCaaagtataaaagaaaaataacaagtgAAAATAGATTGTTTCAAGATGAGTGGGAAACagattattttgttgtacCGAACAAAAACAATGCAGCTACTTGTTTGATATGTCGTGACAGTATTATATTGAAGAAATACAATATTTCGCGTCATTTTACCACAAAACATAAATCTTTCGACGAAACGTTTTCACCTGGGTCGGCTTTGAGAAATgagaaattgatttttttaaagaagtcCTTGTATCAAGAACAAAAGTCAATGACCGTGGCAATATCACAGGACTCAGCGGTAACCAAGGCGTCATATGAAATTTGTTACATTCTTGGTAAGCATATGAAACCATTTACCGACGCAGAAATCATAAAGGAATGCTTTGTTAGTACTCCTGATATACTTTTTGATAAATACAGTAACAAGAAACAAATACTTtctgatataaaaaaactacagCTTTCGGATTCAACCTGTGTGAGGCGAATCGAAGacatttctaaatttattgGTGATGAGATATTAGACTACCTAAGAAAGTGCAAGTTTTTTAGTTTGGTATTCGATTCCAGCACCGACATTTCATCAACATCGCAATGCTCGGTGTTTGTTAGATATTGTTCAGATAACAATTTaattcatgaaaattttttgaaactcCTGCCAATGAAAGGTCAAACGCGAGGCACAGATTACCTTGAtactatttgtaattttttagaacaaaatgaaattgacATACAAAAAACCGTGTGTGTATGTACAGATGGTTGTCCTTCGATGACTGGATTCGAAAATGGATTTATTTcgttatttaagaaaaaatacaatttgtccaatttaataacatttcacTGCATTATACATCAAGAAAACTTGGCGGCGCGTGCTGCAAATCCAGAGTTAGAAGCTGTAATGAAGACcgttataaatattgtcaatTTTATACGAGCAAGAGAATTGAACCACAGAAGATTTAAAAGCCTTCTACAAGAACTGGGAAGTGAGCATAATGACGTAATTTTACATACCTCGGTGCGATGGCTTAGTAGAGGTAAAGTTTTGGAAAGGTTTTTCTCATTACGCAATGAAATAATACTGTTTTTAgaccaaaataataaagtgtaCCCTGAATCACAAAATGATGGATGGTGGTGTCTTTTAGCTTTTCTATGCGATATTACGGAAAAACTGAACAATCTCAATCGGAACTTACAAGGTGAAGATAACATAGTTTCTAATATGGCAAATAAAGTGTTTGCATTTGAGGAAAAGCTAAGTATTTATCACACAGAAATCCAGAACAAACAGCTGCACAATTTTCCAACTGTTATTAAAACTACAGAAGATGGTATCAACATTTCGGAAAAAAACTGCactataatttcaaattttataactgCTCTAATAAACGAATTTCAAAAAAGGTTCCAAGatctaagaaaaataaaaaaatgtttgttgcTTATAGAAAATCCATGGCACTTAGAAACAACTACCATCACAGAGTTGGCTTCAGTTTTAAGTTGTAATTACGCGGAATTGTTCGatgaatttattgattttaaaaacgaCACCAATCTAGAAGTCgtgtttaaagaaaaaagggAGAACAGAGAATATGTCGAGTTTTGGAGCATTGTTccccaaaaatataaaaacgtaCAAAGATGTGCTCATATCTTACTAACATTCTTTGGGTCTACGTATGTGTGCGAATCTTCTTTttctaaaatgaaatatacaaAGAATGTATACAGAAATAAACTCACAGATTCTCACCTGGATGATGTAATAAGAGTAGCATGTAGCAAGAAGCCAGATCTtgataaaattgtgaaaaagtGTTCACAGTATCAAATATCGCATTAAAATATAGTGTTTTCAATTTTCTTCTCatcaataaagtaaatatatcgTTAcctttgatttatattttatttatgacctAATAATTTCTCGCTTGCGGCCCGGGATCCCATGACCGAAACGTTTTTTGGCcctagtaaaaaaaaggttgaGTATGGCTGCTCTAAACAATGTCTATGCTGTGGCATctgtactattttcttttgaaatatgttttatgaatttttagaACTATAAAAGTAATGCGATACGTGTTTTACATAAATTCCTAgacttgaaataaaatgtatcgTTTTTCCTAATCGAAACTGTAAAATGATTAAAGACTTTAAGTGCACCATTGAGGTACGTGGGAGCTGCATGCAAATGAACGCGCGCCGTGTGGATGAGTTCCTcgtaaaatctttttaatagaaaagagaatatAACCTGGTTCGTAAaaacatagttttattttatgagcCATGAACGGAAACACTCGTGCGAGCCGCAATAAACACGAGAGTGAAACTTAactatattaatttctttttttttgtcgtaCGGTGTAGACTCTTTAGAATATTTAGTTGAGAAAATACTTTAAGAAGTCTTTCTGAATAGTTAATTTCTAGTCAACAAACTGAGTTCAAAAGTATTTTACTAAAGTGAACGTCACTTGAGCAAACTTAGAAggagattaaaaattaaaggaaGTTGCGACCGACAGACGCCAGCTTAGCTGAGCAAACAATAActtattacctacataaaacaataaaaagagaaagtgCATGCAAGAATTGTTGCAAAAATCGCCTGGTCTTTCTGGAACAGTCACaaattttaagattaataaaatCCGACTTTGTTTTGATTGAGTGAGAGAGAGGTCGAATCCTATAGGCTTTCAGACTAGGCCCAAAACAACCAAAAAATAAGGTGTTCGCTATCAGTATCAAGCTGTCGTCAAGCTATATAAAATGATTTGCTTATATAAAACGTTAAAACGCGAATAAATTTCACGGCTCATACAAGATTCTTATGTTCTTCTTTACGAGGTTCTAAGATTTTTACGAcatgatgaaaaataatagtttgtCCTATAGAGATGTGCGGCGACTGGCGCGGCGCCAACTAAACCAAAACAAAGCAAAGAGGGTACAGAAGTGGCGCTTCAGACAAAGACGGAGATACCCACAGATAGGGTCCTATCCAAGACACGTCCCTTTTAAGgattgtcaaataaattacagttATCAAAAAGTGACATAAGATGTCTGCCAGGAAGTAATTTGCAAGCTTAAAAGTAGCACATGCATATGCTGACGCTTCCGCTCTGTAGCCTCgctattttttccaaaatactcACGGCTGAAATTCACTAGAAACACGTAACAAAATCGCAACCGTTTTTCAGCAAAACAAGCGCCTATGAGTTCATTAACAAATTAACGTCACTAATTACTTTCCCTTTTTGTGGCCGAGAGGGTTGAGCATTGTTGAAAGAGCAACGTCTCGGCTCTGCGctgtaaatatgtaataggTGTCCGTGGAGCGCGGTGTGACGGACGACGACAACTAGGAGCCGAGTTTGGCCTCCCGCCGCGTCCAGCTCAGACAATCTCCGCCATCACCATCTTGACATCGATGATATTGACTCCCTTCATTTATTAGGGCGTCGGGACCCAAACTGTTATTCCTATTTATTGGCTTAGCAGGGACCGAGGGCTTACGGAACAAGTAGGGCAAATTGGCCATAACTCTGCAACCGCAGGGAGCCGACGCACGCTTTATGGCCGCGCAGGTCTCAGAACCATTTGTGTATTCTACTCGGTCAATGTCCTGTGTTGTCACGCATTGTAACGCATGATGGCCATTGTATGATATCCCGCTTCAGAGATATTTGCACAAATATCTAAAAGTTCAACTGCGTGGTTTCCGCTCTCCTGCCTTGCGGCTGTCGCGCGTccaaaatattacttaatgtCAATGCATATGGATATTTGAATCCAGAGCTATTGAATGAAGTATTTCGAAGGCAGCGAGCCGGAAGTATAGTCAGTGGTATGGAAATAACGCGTCTGAAGACGGGGCGGGGGCGAGCGGCGCTCCTCCGGTCGGTACTTCCTACGTGAGGTTTTGACAGAATTCTAATACATTCTAAACCCATGTTTCCGGAGGCTGCGCCGCAAAGAAGCGAGTTGCCCTGATTTCATAATGTCGCACCGCACGACGGCCGCCTGACCGCAGGTATTTCTATCTCTCTACTTAGCCGTGAGCTGTCAGAGCATTGATTTTCCACTTATTGCAAAGACAAAACTTCACGAGAAACAACTTAACGAAGGGATTGTGTTCAACTTCTCTATTAAGTTAGCCGTCGTCAGCCAGGCTAGCAGAACTGCGTAGTAGGGGTTTTTGTACTTTTTCATCTGCGTCGGAGCTGTGTAATTGAATCTTATGAAGTTAGTTGGACAACCATTACCCGAAATTCAATTCAGATAAGTATTCGCAACACATTATGTAGTTACCTAGGTCAGAATAAGATTAATGTTACTGAAACTGGGAGGAAATTCTTGGAAAATCCGCTTTAGTAAGATcgaattgattttaaaattttgtaagttaCCGTTCTACTGAAGTGTATCATGtcaattacaataattcaTGAGCACAATGTGCTGTacttaattgtttttcttagatgtttgtatgttattctAGATGGTTTAACTGCGAAAAAATGTTGAAAACACCTCTcgaatttggaaaaaataccAAGAACTTTAGACATATAAACAACCGAACGGGCTGAATAGGTTAACAATGTAAATAGTGGCAGTATCGGGCGGCTACCGACGAGATAGCGGCGTGTAGCGCTCGTAAATCTGCCGGCGCTCGTCGCGGCCCCGCGTCGGTCCCGTGCCCCACTGCCCATGGAACTGCGCTATCTTCGTGTAATCCAAAAATAACGCTCTTCCGCACTCCTCTAAACAAACATGATGAATTGATATTTTTGCAGTAACGGCAGGTGCCGGCATCATGAGGGATTTATAGTTGTTGCTGCGCGGGGAACGCCGCATGCAACATTATGTTTACTCCATTTGGAGTGCGTTCTAAATCTTCTGGGTGACGCAacaatcttttattattttatggtttCTTATCGAATGTTTCTGATCAATAGCATCATTGCctgtattagtttttttttaataagtatgtacctatatcaaaATAGAACAGCATAAGTATTGTTAAATCTTGTGGAACggataggctgataaacttgggattcttctttcaggcgacggcctagcaacctgttactttatattaatctcaattctatttgtaagccaaacagctgaacgtagtgatcgtggcctatcagtattttcaagactgttggctctgtctaccccgcaagatatagacgttattatatgtatgtatgtatgtgaaacaaaaatagccttttttactttgtcatataaatctgaaattcaaaatttgttaGTTTTATGATTGCTAGCATTATGAAGCTTTGAATCGAGGAACGACCTAGGCATTACTCCAGTTCCACCATTCAAAGCATCTTGTCATCCCCGCCCCGGCCCGGTCCCGGCCCTCGCGTGCGTGTTTGTTGCCGCGCGTGGTGGAGTGCGTGTGATTAGCTGAGAGCGCCGCAAATACGCGTGCGCCCGCGCCGGCCGGGCGACGGCGACAGTGACGCCGCGCCttgaacttattttaatttagggCGGTCGCGAGCCGCCGCTCTGGTTGACCAGTGTCATACAAACATGTTCACACGTTTACCTGCAATGTTAAAAACCTTCTCTCATCTCAAGTGGTCTTCCCGAATCCTAAATTGGATAAAACTTTTGCcctaaaattatacttaaaatcCAGAACCTTTAACATCGCAGTTGCGGCGAGAGGACCCGACCGCAGAGATAATACAAGGAGGCTGCCACAGCGGAAATTATGCTTTGTCGTTAATTAAAAGGAAATTCCCTAAAATGGCGGCGGCCCGCGGGTCCTCTAGTTCCTGTTGAAATGCCATCTTTATTGCGCTCTCGAACGAATCCACTTCCTTGTTTCATGGATTGGGTTCATTTTGCGATACTCGATTTTTTATACCCTTTCATTTTTCTCCAAATGTgacaataattttctttttttttcttttccagaagggaaataataatatttcatagaTAAGTTGCAATAAAGCCAAAAACCAATGGAAAtagtcaaaattttatatacctatttaaaaattagcCCAGTTACGAAATATTAGTGGCACTTGCAGTATTTAGTGcccaaataaattacaatagcGGAAGCTGGCTCGTCAATTTTACGACCCAATTAAATAAGGTACAATGTAATTTTGAGGTGACACCCGATCGGAATACATAATATCGTAGCGATAGTAACTTAATTTGCTGACCTCGCAGCGTCTCCTACCACATTACATCCGCGGCCGAACAAGGAATGTTTCCCTATTTGCTCTCTTTGCAATTACAAGGAGCCTCGATTCAGACATACGATATTTGTTCTCCGGGTTTAGCCGGAAAACGCAACGCAAATATCTCTTTATTGCGGGGCTTGCATTAATACATTGCGTAGTTAAGCTAAAAATGGAACtctgttaaataatttagcCTAAATCCAGCAGGTCTATTCTGAATTCGGTTAAATTCTCCGGTGTACATTTTCAGGAAGTATAACGTATGTTCTACCCAACTGGAATTGCAAGGTTAATTTACTGTTACAACTATGCACTACTACACCGTCGCCGGCGCCAACATTCGCCAGCGCCACTGACCAGCGTCGCCCGGCAGGCGGCGCTGCGGACAATCAATCACAATTTACCATCTCACTCATACACCACACGCGGCACATCATCGCCTGTGTTCGAATCACAAACACGTCTCCAGGTGACATTTGTTTACGCATTCAGTGTTTCATCAAATGattataatatcattatttataaaagcgGCGTGccaaggaataaataaaatgttattagaAAGAATTGTGGAGTTGCCTTGGCTTTGAATCAAATAGAGCTGTGCAGGCCGCGGACAGCCGCGCCAATTAATCACATATCACAGTTTTTGCAGCGTGACGTCGCGTGCGGGGAGCTCTGGACCTACTTTAATTAAAAGgctttgtttttctttgtgTTGCTGGCATGCAAGCAACACTATATACTGGTACATTTTTTGCGATGGGTTTTCTTGACTAAAACGCCAAAAAGTCAcgtagaaaatgaaaaatgtttacaaaGGAGATTCTCGTATTAGTAAGATCCCTCAATCAGAAGACTTCAAGCGATGGTTACATAGGCATTTTTACAGAGaaatttttacttacaattattaatgtttttttgttcACTTTTGCGCAGTTTACGTATCTATTCGAATCGGTTCAAGTGTTTCTGATTTGGAGATTTTGCatccattttaatttttttttactaatttttagTAATAATTTCACTGATTCATTCATGGAATCtttataagattaaaaataatacctgctaatacatattcatttatattaaactaggggccgtccgcgacttcgtccgcgtggaatcattcccgcggggactccgggataaaaagtagcctatacgttattctgggtcttcagctacctacataccaaatttaattgttatcggtttggtagtttttgcgtgaaagagtaagaaacatccatactgacatcctgacatcctcacaaactttcgcatttataatattagtatgatcACCTTTAAAGGCGTCAAAGAGATTCTAAAACTTAAAAGGTCGCGGTCACTTCATTAGTTTCATGTCGCCGCGTCAGCGCGTAGTGATAACGGGGGACAATGCGGCGGGGCTGGGCGTCGCTTGCGCAGGTATAAATAACGCGGCGGCGCTGCCAACACGTTCCTCGAACGCTCTTCTACATGTGGAACTAGAAATTTGTATGGTAGCTATGTGAATGTATTTGCACAGCTCCGATGAGTGACACATTGAGTCGTGACTATTATGACTGCGAGTATTTTAATCATCTTCAGATTTATATGCtgagtataaaaattatagcgTTTCCAGGGTGATGCCTATTCAAGAAATCGCGGTAAATCGTAGGATTAGTTACAAGTTAAAAGAAGTGAGTTGTCCGCCCCGTCTCCACACTGACAGCATGCGATAGCCGGGCCCGTGTAACGTGGCCGACAGCTTTTGTAATCTTGTCCGCTCAATCTAACGTTATATAGCagagtaaattaatttttgatgcttgtaataattttcaccTCTATAGGTTGGACTCTTCGTCACTGTTAATgtcagtaatttatttgaaattgacATAATCGACATTCACCACAGATCCCGCGCCGCGACGGCTGGCGGCTGCGGTTAGTTCCTGATCATCGATAATGCGTGCGGTATGGCCTGACATTTCTGGTGGAGCGCGGAATCTGAACGCATTCTACGCATTCCATACAAATACgaacgtatatatatattggtgTAATTATTTAGTGATGTTcctcattatatatttaaagcaaatgtttatctatgaTGAATAGCGACGTATGCTGTCAATTATTTTGTCGTACAGTGACTAATACGTTATCAACCGCatttttaaaagcatttttatCTGTGACGGTGATAAGGGTCACCTCCCATTACATAAATCATGCTGTTCctgataaaaatgttatcaatCACGAGTACCGCTAAAATGAGCAGTTGCGAG
It encodes:
- the LOC132904379 gene encoding general transcription factor II-I repeat domain-containing protein 2-like — its product is MSGVSSKYKRKITSENRLFQDEWETDYFVVPNKNNAATCLICRDSIILKKYNISRHFTTKHKSFDETFSPGSALRNEKLIFLKKSLYQEQKSMTVAISQDSAVTKASYEICYILEQNEIDIQKTVCVCTDGCPSMTGFENGFISLFKKKYNLSNLITFHCIIHQENLAARAANPELEAVMKTVINIVNFIRARELNHRRFKSLLQELGSEHNDVILHTSVRWLSRGKVLERFFSLRNEIILFLDQNNKVYPESQNDGWWCLLAFLCDITEKLNNLNRNLQGEDNIVSNMANKVFAFEEKLSIYHTEIQNKQLHNFPTVIKTTEDGINISEKNCTIISNFITALINEFQKRFQDLRKIKKCLLLIENPWHLETTTITELASVLSCNYAELFDEFIDFKNDTNLEVVFKEKRENREYVEFWSIVPQKYKNVQRCAHILLTFFGSTYVCESSFSKMKYTKNVYRNKLTDSHLDDVIRVACSKKPDLDKIVKKCSQYQISH